Below is a genomic region from Miscanthus floridulus cultivar M001 chromosome 1, ASM1932011v1, whole genome shotgun sequence.
accgaacattaaaaacttctagaTGCATAAGagcgccgtttcatcccttgttcgaatgataggagtttggttccgcctcgctcgacgccttttgagatagctctgcctcgcccgagggcttagggttagtctccgtctcgcccgacgcctttgggatgggctcggtctcgcctgagggctgagggatagactctgtctcgcccgacacctttgaggtggctctgccttgcccgagggctcagggctagtctccgtcttgcccgacgcctttagggcggggtgagtctcgcccgagggctgagggatagatttcgcctcgcctgaccccaaagGGGCAGGGTTGGTCTCGctcaagagatagggattggtctctgtTTTGCCcaacggcaaggaacgagcctcaccctactccatatctaaagactggattcatcttacctgacaacttctccctatTCCCTtaagatgataggtacagggcaagacaagacgttgggtcaaccatggctccaaggaccataccctgcgccctggaaggaaaagtactaccaggagATGACGGGAcaagtgctttagacccttccgggcgccgcagagcccaaaaggttgtacaggtgcgtgctcctcgccctatagagttgtaggcgctgccttcagccctgggacacagaacccgatgaagatatacgacaaccgctacgctctagaaaaggatttgctatctccacgaatgacggatattctgtcaccacgctatggacccgagggagcggcgcccgcttcccgacccctcaggtctgccaagtcagaaggccttgaccacggtgttactccggaccctgacccctcgtcccttcgacgaagactcataggaactagaaggcgtgtggagcaaggctgggagaggctaataagtcaaaaccactgtactacagcccataccctgcgcagggcagcattctgtaatcaacctgacattctacagagacatcgacagtattgtaggcgcttatcttccttcgcactcatcagagcgaagaaccaggccaggtagacgtgagcaacaagactaagtagaggacgcatcctaaagccctcacccttgtaaagccagccccttcatctataaaaggggaggtgcttcctccatcaaagggagaGACTTGAGACCAAACaagacaacacacacacacagtcaagctgctacgaagctcttgacctcctttcaaccattccatcagagacctaggaccagtccctctctcgatcgtttgtaccccctactacaaccgttcacggtgctaataacacgagtagcaacaaactggacgtagggacattcggcccgaaccagtataaatcttgtgtcctttagcgcaccatccgagcctaacgtgcattactataaatttacttgccggtgttcctacgaaacaccgacactatggaagttgaaataaattcgatgaataccaacaatgtttgggacttagaagaaattcctaatagaGCTAAAACAGTAGGATGTGAAAGGATCTATAAGataaaatatgactccaaagggaatgtggaaagatataaaacatgacttgtagcaaaaggctttacgcaaagagaatgaatagattacaatgagagttttctctccagtctcatactaggattcttttagaatcataatggtgttattgtcatattacgatttagaattatatcagatggatgttaagacgacattcctcaacagggatttgtatgaaaatatttatatgacacaacccaaaggttttgtcgtggaagaaaaagaacgtatgggatgccgcatgtagaaatccatttatgggttaaaacaagtcataagacagtagtatttgaagttgatgaaacaatgagaaagtttgggttttaaagaaaatgagaaggacaatagcgtttatgcaaagttcaagaatgtaaaattcatttttcacatcctgtgaatagatgacattctactcactagtagtgatgttaatctatcattggagaagaagaagtttttgtcctcaaatttcaatgtgaatgatcttggtgaagcgtcattggttctagaaatcaaaattcaccgagacagaagaaaatggggtattaggactatcacaaaggcatacttagaaaagattctaaataaataaagtatgcatgcgagtaaacctgcgcctgctcctatagtcaagggtaatagatttggaaaCTTTAAGTGTtacaggaaccgatatgagatcgatcaaatgaacatggtttcatatgcttctACTGTTGGAAGGTTGATGAGTGTActagtacaagtaagaacttaccctaacgtagtttatgtatctgggatattttggtagaagttcagtccagatatagatcactaaaatagagctaagaatgtcttgcaattttacaaagtatcataggcctcatgctgagtaagaaagaataagtactctcacatagttgagggtacaaatgttaagtcttaGCAAGATGTATAGTGAAATCCAcaatagttgctaacactcgcagttggagtattattgtgaaaaagcttcaaagaaacagttgtagtgtcatcagtgatgcataccatagtatagcttaacatgaggcttaaggaataggcaaaaggaggttaagggaattagtacccggatttaacaatagTAGTCAACAGTAATAAtcatttaaagtagttaacttctaagacaacaggtcaagtgtgattaggggcggatccaacggtggggcgggggggggggtctCGAGCCCCCCTACCCATACTGGAAGCAGTGGAACCCCCTGTGGAGCCCcataaatttttaggcaaagttatATAATGTAGggagggctgagacttaagatcgagcagcagtgttgttcagctcCCCCTGAAATATTTCCTAGATCCGTCGCTGAGTGtgatgccaaacacattgacattgagttatatgttgtaaaggagaaaatccagaatcattttgaaagcattgagcatatgagtaccaagcaagtacttatggatccgcttaccaaaggctaaccacctaaTGTGTTCAGataacacacagtcgacatgggtttacggaaaagcctatgatttctggatactaagggcctagttgagaatctgtttcaaaatagagaggtgcattgtagttgTTTAATGTAATGataactgaccgtgacgatgaggcacgctctatgcactgatttaCGATGGAATgaaaaaaagataaagtaagttaaatTTAAGTCATaatgtgagatcaagggggagaatgttaggttgatctccactaaGTTGGCCCaaaggccaattgggcccttgatccgcgccATGATCGGTGGCGCCCAACCATTCTTATGGTTGATGGGGCCTCGTCGCACAGCgcaataaataggaggtgggCGCTGGGGCTCGAGTCACGAGGTTCACCGCAGCCGCCAGCGCCCCACCatgtcctaaccctaatccgatgtAGAAGAGAGCGTTGTAAGCGACGTGAAGCGTCATCGtcttcgccgccgccaccagaTCGGATCTGCACTGCTGCCACTTCGTTGCCGGCGCCATGGCTATGACTGGAGACTCGAGATGAGGTACATCACCAGATCTCCTATCTAAGTTAAGCAAATTATCCACTGATCTGCACCTAGAGTTTCGAGAAATAACTATCAATGAGCTCGCAGCGCTGCGCTAGCAAGCTACTTGATTGCAATCACAGGCGCCAATCCGCGGACGTCGCTTTCGACGCTCTCATTAATCCCATGCATGCAAGCGAGGCGATGCGATGGGATGCCCACACACACATGAGACGCCATTCAATAGGAACCCCCCGGCGTCTTCCCTCCGAGCCAGGAAACCCTCCTCCACCGTTGCATTGCAATGGCACACATCCAATCCTTCCTTATATACGCGAGCGTGCCCACCTAATCACTTGATACCTAGCCGCCTGCTCGTCACGTACCATAGCCTAGCTAGGACGACGCCCGATCGAGCTGCTGCAAGGGCCACGGTGACGACAGCGGCAGAGCTCTCTCGACCGCCGCCCGACTGCCTGTAGCTTCTGCTTGTTGCGAGGTATCGGGTACGTACGTAGTATACATGGCgtcggcgacggcggtggcgacgGGGGACGACGCGGTCGGGACACGGAAGGGCGGCACCGGcggtgcagcagcagcaggcggcggGGGCACGGCGCCGCCTCCTCCTACCACGCAGACGCAGACGCAGCAgggccagcagcagccgccgccgcctcccccgcCGCCCGAGCAGGGGCTGCGGTGCCCGCGCTGCGACTCCCCCAACACCAAGTTCTGCTACTACAACAACTACAGCCTGTCGCAGCCGCGCCACTTCTGCAAGACGTGCCGCAGGTACTGGACCAAGGGCGGCGCGCTCCGCAACGTGCCCGTCGGCGGGGGATGCCGCAAGAACAAGCGCTcgcgctccgcggccgcctcgcgCCTCTCGCTCAACCTGCAACCGGAGGCCGCCGGTGCCGCCGACCAGCAGGCGGCGGCGAGGCTGGGCTTCCTTGGCGCCGCTCATCCGTCCGTGGCGTCGTCGCCGATTGGCGGCGGCGGCCCCGCGGCCGACTACCACCAGCAGCCGGGCGCCGCAGTCGGCATGATGGCCGCCCTGCCGCGGCTCCACGCCTCCGCCGTCGTCGGCCAGTACGTGCCGTTCGGGGAGTGGCCGTCGTCAGGGGACGTTTcttcaggcggcggcggcggagcctgCCACGCGGTGAACGGTGGCGCGGCGGTGAGCATGAGCAGCAGCATCGCGTCGTCCATCGAGTCGCTGAGCTTCATCAACCAGGACCTGCACTGGAAGCTGCAGCAGCAGCGGCTGGCCACCATGTTCCTGggcacgccgacgacgagctccggcggcgcggcggcccatgtcgacggcggcgcggcggcaggagcagcagcagcagcgcacgtGGGCGGCGCCTTCTTGCACATGGCGGCGGGACCACCACCGCCCGGCATGGTGGAGGCCACCATGCCGCCTCCGCCGGCGACGTCGTGGTTCATGGACAGCTCCTGCTACGCGCTCCCTTCCCCGACCGCGCATCACGCTAACACAGCCGCGGCGGCCGTAGCCACCAGCAACTGCAACGTCGTCAACAGCAGCGGCGGTGACGACGACAACGCCACGTCGAACAACAACAACTGCGGGCCGGGGAGCGCGATCCCGTCGTGGGGCGACATGTCGACGTTCGCGATGCTGCCTTGATGATGGCGCACCGCACCAACAGGAAGAGCTCCAGTTTGGAAGAAGGGCTGATTCCGAAGGAATTGAGCTAGCAACGGGGATATATATTACTACTTAATTAACTAGCTGTCCATCTCTAACTACATATTGTATTTGCTAATCATTGTGTgggtatattatattatatatatttgtcGAAAACATTCTGATCGGCCATAGATCTATATGTTTGTCATGGTGTAGCtggtctttttcttttctttttctctttactTCATTCCTGTTCTTTTTCATTCACTTTGTCTATCCATGCATATTAATCAGCTGTCATGCATATACTACCTCATGTCTGTTGATTACTTTTCATTGTGCTCCACGTAAGACTCCTAAAAAATTTGATGGATTAGCCGTGGTTGCTTGGAAATAACACTGCATATATTCTTCTTGCTTGCATATATACACTGCAGCAGCATGCAGCATGAATAAGTTGGTTCTCTGATCCGATCTATCCATGAAAAGATGCATGGGTGCAACGGCGATGGTACGCAGCTGTAGCAAGCGCCGTTTCCTGTGGATGTGTGAGCTGTAGGCGCGTCGATGGGGTAAGCCGCTCCAGCTCGGTGAGCGAGCGATCGAGGCTCCAAGCCTCCAATGGCTAGCTAGCCGCGCCTGTGACGGAGACAGACCGATGATGGTGTGGTGTGTGTTAGGAGGGCAGGCGGGTTCAGGGTCACGGGAATCCCATCTATCCCACGTAGAGCTCGCGTCGCGAGCtaccagcccagccagccagccagccacgtACGTGTACCTGTACCCGTGTGTATATACCGGCAGGCAGCGCAAGTGAGGCTATCTAGGCTGAGCTTAGCCAAGCTCTCTGCTATGAATGTGATAGGCTGCCGCAATCAGCGAAATCTCGTCTCTTAATGCGTGGCAAAGTGCAGTTCATCCGTCAAACCTAGGTAGACTCTCGATCCGTAATCCAGTAACAGCCGTACACACTAGCAGCAGCATCTCTCTCTCGGGATGTGATGTAGCCGTCGTAACTAGCTAGACctgggcttaataaatttgtgCTACTACATTACTGTCGCCAAATCCAATGGTGCAGGAAGATCAGTAGCACAGCAGTAGCTGCACATTCGGACCTGCCAATGCAAAGTGGTGCCCGGAAAACAGTAATGGCCTGACAGACCTGTCCGAGGCTGTCCTCCCAGTTTAACTCCCGGCCCCATATATCGCGCTGTTCGGGAGGttgtatcgtatcgtggattatttactgctggctggtttggtgtgagagaaaaacaccggtGATAAATACTCCTACTCCATGAGCGAGCCAGCAAGTGATGAGAGCAAGGAGAGAGGGGATCCACGCGTTCATATATGCATGGCCCTGAATGAAGGCTCCTTTCCTGTCGTTGGCAGTTGGATTCTTCCATTCCTGGTCCTGCTGGGATCTTCATCGTCATCCAGCATATGCGCATCGCCGGAGACTGATGATCGACAGGGCCGCCCGCCAGGCCGCCATTAACTTCTTCGACCGTTGATGCGCTCTGATCTGCTGCATGCTTGCAGTATCTGCATCCACACCAGAACCTCAGGGTTAAGAGCGAGCTAGGAAAAAAGGTTGAAGGCAGTAAAATCAGCGAGGCTACGCTCCTGCCCAATATGGGAAAGGATGGTGTGGAGCTACAGCCTTACATAGAGATTTGGTCCAAGTAGAGTCCTATAACCATGACAATCTGACCGGAAATGACAGTCATCATAAGCAAAGCATTTGACGCAGTCGTCGAGGATTGACATGGCTGTAAATGCACCATCGTCCATCGCTAAAAGATTCCTTAAATAACTTGAACAGTGTACACTGTGTTGCCAAAAGTGTATCAAGGTTTTGCTAGAA
It encodes:
- the LOC136483297 gene encoding dof zinc finger protein DOF5.7-like, with the protein product MASATAVATGDDAVGTRKGGTGGAAAAGGGGTAPPPPTTQTQTQQGQQQPPPPPPPPEQGLRCPRCDSPNTKFCYYNNYSLSQPRHFCKTCRRYWTKGGALRNVPVGGGCRKNKRSRSAAASRLSLNLQPEAAGAADQQAAARLGFLGAAHPSVASSPIGGGGPAADYHQQPGAAVGMMAALPRLHASAVVGQYVPFGEWPSSGDVSSGGGGGACHAVNGGAAVSMSSSIASSIESLSFINQDLHWKLQQQRLATMFLGTPTTSSGGAAAHVDGGAAAGAAAAAHVGGAFLHMAAGPPPPGMVEATMPPPPATSWFMDSSCYALPSPTAHHANTAAAAVATSNCNVVNSSGGDDDNATSNNNNCGPGSAIPSWGDMSTFAMLP